Proteins encoded together in one Planctomyces sp. SH-PL14 window:
- a CDS encoding ATP-binding protein: MVATSFSLSRGDFGVADLSKILVTPQLPTRSNRPPDYAAEARALNLLASHMAERPNNVLQNLVEIVLDLVNAGSAGISILEGPLFRWLATAGKFKSLLNATLPRTFSPCGVVLDTSAAQVMLRPARCFPYIDDLPSAVEEVALIPFRQGGEIVGTVWAVHHESELRFDEEDLRLLQSVSFFASAGYQLVCERRQAEGVAERLRKADQELRVSEERLRLALDSAEMGSWNVDASSSTFRSDARARAIFGGDVEGKTLRDILPRVHADDVTEVRAAAERFKTGNHNDGVSIDVRILQEGEAARWVSVRGRVNVEAGSGAISSIDGTISDISERKAVEDRLREIAAELSTADRQKDEFLAMLSHELRNPLAPIRSAASLIRLGQDQPEVQLEAVDVMDRQIDHMVRLVDDLLDVSRVRTGKIELRKARVPLTGIVSEAVERVRPLFDELGHFFEADLPAEPIFVMADAQRISQVVSNLLSNAAKYSERGAEIRLRVVPVPNAVRISVSDTGIGIAEEMLAKVFELFAQVDQTLERTGGGLGIGLSLVRSLVELHHGTVEVRSDGIGHGSEFTVILPAESAGGSAALPTAEVPGKGLIPRKILLVDDNRDSAISLAMILKLQGHSTTLAHDGRAAVAMAEQVRPEVMLVDIGLPGLNGYEVARAVRGKPWGPGVTLIALTGWGRDEDRAESAAAGFDSHLVKPLSYPQLNRILCGIA; encoded by the coding sequence ATGGTTGCGACGAGCTTTTCGCTCTCCAGAGGCGACTTCGGCGTGGCTGATCTCAGCAAGATTCTTGTGACGCCTCAACTGCCGACTCGGTCGAATCGACCTCCGGATTATGCGGCCGAAGCTCGGGCGCTGAATCTGCTGGCCTCTCACATGGCGGAGCGGCCGAACAACGTTCTGCAGAACCTCGTAGAGATCGTGCTCGACTTAGTGAATGCTGGGTCTGCCGGCATCAGCATTCTGGAAGGCCCGTTATTCCGATGGTTGGCGACGGCGGGTAAATTCAAATCGTTGCTGAATGCCACTCTTCCTCGCACCTTCAGTCCATGCGGTGTCGTTCTCGATACATCAGCCGCGCAGGTGATGCTGCGGCCGGCTCGTTGTTTCCCGTACATCGATGACCTCCCCAGTGCCGTCGAAGAAGTAGCACTGATTCCATTCCGACAGGGTGGGGAGATCGTAGGCACGGTCTGGGCGGTACATCACGAGTCGGAACTCAGATTCGACGAGGAAGATCTCAGACTGCTGCAGAGCGTGTCGTTCTTTGCGAGCGCCGGCTATCAACTCGTATGCGAGCGCCGGCAGGCTGAGGGCGTCGCAGAGCGGCTGCGAAAGGCCGATCAGGAGCTTCGCGTCAGCGAAGAACGGCTCCGGCTGGCATTGGATTCTGCGGAAATGGGAAGTTGGAATGTGGATGCGTCCAGCTCCACTTTCCGCAGCGATGCTCGAGCCAGAGCGATTTTCGGGGGCGACGTTGAGGGAAAGACGCTTCGGGACATCCTGCCTCGGGTTCATGCGGACGACGTCACGGAAGTCCGGGCCGCCGCAGAGCGCTTCAAGACGGGGAACCACAACGACGGTGTATCAATTGACGTACGGATTCTGCAGGAGGGTGAGGCAGCGCGATGGGTGTCCGTCCGCGGTCGCGTCAATGTTGAGGCTGGAAGCGGAGCGATCAGCAGCATCGATGGCACGATTTCGGATATCTCGGAACGGAAGGCTGTTGAGGATCGCCTGAGAGAGATCGCGGCGGAGCTCTCCACGGCTGATCGCCAAAAGGACGAGTTCTTGGCGATGCTCTCGCATGAGCTACGAAATCCACTGGCTCCGATTCGAAGTGCAGCGAGTCTGATTCGACTGGGTCAGGATCAGCCGGAAGTTCAGCTTGAAGCTGTCGATGTCATGGATCGACAGATCGACCACATGGTCCGGTTGGTCGATGATCTTCTCGACGTGAGCCGGGTCAGGACTGGCAAGATCGAACTACGAAAGGCGCGAGTGCCGCTGACGGGCATCGTCAGTGAAGCAGTCGAAAGGGTTCGTCCGCTGTTTGATGAGCTGGGCCACTTCTTCGAGGCTGACCTTCCAGCCGAACCGATTTTCGTGATGGCGGACGCGCAGCGAATTTCCCAGGTGGTCAGCAACCTTCTGAGCAACGCGGCCAAATACAGCGAGCGGGGGGCAGAGATCCGGCTCCGCGTCGTTCCTGTGCCGAACGCTGTCCGGATTTCCGTGAGCGACACGGGAATCGGGATCGCCGAAGAGATGCTCGCGAAGGTGTTCGAGCTGTTTGCCCAAGTAGACCAGACTCTGGAGCGGACGGGCGGGGGGCTTGGAATCGGTCTTTCCCTGGTTCGCAGCCTGGTCGAGCTACACCACGGAACAGTTGAAGTTCGCAGCGATGGCATTGGCCACGGAAGCGAATTCACTGTCATCCTGCCTGCGGAGAGTGCGGGGGGATCCGCGGCCCTGCCGACCGCCGAAGTGCCCGGGAAGGGCCTGATCCCTCGCAAGATTCTGCTTGTTGACGACAACCGGGACAGCGCGATTTCGTTGGCAATGATTCTGAAGCTGCAGGGGCACAGTACGACGTTGGCGCACGATGGTCGGGCCGCAGTTGCCATGGCCGAGCAGGTTCGGCCAGAAGTGATGCTGGTTGACATCGGTCTGCCGGGCTTGAACGGCTACGAAGTCGCCCGTGCTGTCCGGGGCAAACCGTGGGGCCCCGGGGTGACCTTGATTGCACTTACCGGATGGGGCAGGGACGAGGATCGGGCCGAATCCGCGGCAGCCGGGTTCGATTCGCACCTTGTCAAACCGCTGTCGTATCCGCAGCTCAATCGCATCCTCTGCGGCATTGCATGA
- a CDS encoding response regulator transcription factor codes for MQSSDPENEPRYRIVVVDDHALTRLGVAHVVTSRPDWELCGEAGECVQAIQLVRDVRPDLAIVDLRLPGGDSMELIRQIRRDVPSCRVLVLSAQDEDLFAQRVLRAGGQGFISKMEPLPALIETIEKVLAGRIALSPRMTDRLLAASSGHDFENRSPLESLSNREMEVYDRLGRGMAPKEIARDLHLSIKTVEYHRQNIIQKLQLSGSKDLLRHATLHVSGQLNGQPPAMTSNVAPRHSTCRDTGIGGCHGTKSSCETRTDRHGD; via the coding sequence ATGCAGTCGTCAGATCCGGAGAACGAGCCTCGGTACCGAATCGTCGTCGTCGATGATCACGCGTTGACGCGGCTTGGCGTCGCTCATGTGGTTACGAGTCGACCGGACTGGGAGCTCTGCGGCGAAGCTGGCGAGTGCGTGCAGGCGATTCAGTTGGTTCGCGACGTTCGGCCGGATCTGGCGATCGTGGATCTGCGTCTTCCGGGGGGCGACAGTATGGAGCTCATCAGGCAGATCCGGCGCGATGTACCGTCTTGTCGCGTTCTGGTTCTCTCAGCGCAAGATGAGGATTTGTTTGCTCAACGCGTCCTGCGAGCCGGCGGACAGGGCTTCATCAGCAAGATGGAGCCGCTGCCAGCGCTTATCGAGACCATAGAGAAGGTCCTGGCAGGCCGGATCGCCTTGAGCCCGCGCATGACCGATCGTCTCCTGGCTGCCAGCAGCGGACACGACTTTGAAAACAGGTCGCCCCTTGAATCCCTCAGCAATCGGGAGATGGAGGTCTATGATCGCCTCGGACGGGGGATGGCACCGAAGGAGATTGCACGAGATCTCCACCTGAGCATCAAGACGGTGGAATATCATCGCCAGAACATCATTCAGAAGCTGCAGTTGTCAGGGAGTAAGGATCTGCTTCGTCACGCAACCTTGCATGTGTCAGGCCAGTTGAACGGTCAGCCTCCCGCGATGACTTCAAACGTAGCGCCCCGGCACTCTACCTGTAGGGACACAGGCATCGGAGGATGCCATGGCACGAAAAGCAGCTGCGAAACGCGAACTGATCGACACGGGGACTGA
- a CDS encoding DUF1003 domain-containing protein has protein sequence MRGLGCGSPSICGKGEGAFDPFPFVLLTTAVSLEAIFLTLMVLVSQNREAKLEEQRADLDLQIDLLAEYEVTRLLCLVSAIAKKLEVDETEDEDMKELLKAVRPRDLLNELETLEARKAVP, from the coding sequence GTGCGTGGTTTGGGGTGTGGATCGCCTTCAATCTGTGGAAAGGGGGAGGGGGCGTTTGATCCATTCCCGTTCGTGCTGCTGACCACCGCGGTCTCTCTGGAGGCCATCTTTCTGACTTTGATGGTCTTGGTCAGTCAAAACCGCGAGGCGAAACTGGAAGAGCAGCGGGCCGATCTCGATCTGCAAATCGATCTTCTGGCGGAATACGAAGTGACACGGCTCCTCTGTCTCGTCTCCGCCATCGCCAAGAAGCTGGAAGTCGACGAGACCGAAGACGAGGACATGAAAGAACTGCTGAAGGCCGTCCGGCCGAGAGATCTCCTTAACGAGCTGGAGACTCTTGAGGCACGTAAGGCCGTTCCCTGA
- a CDS encoding ParB/RepB/Spo0J family partition protein — protein MVTKSKNVESQDVEISLIDPSPLNHRDRPALEKGTATGMKELVASVKSFGLLEDIGLRQKNDGRYEIIYGERRFWASKHAGRKTVPAKIKDLDDKTAAMQRIDENLLREQLDPWEFALTLHDLAEMMGSQRLAAARMAKTEDWFSVQVSPLKCPGWEKEIREGTFTPTHARALTRWAGYPAIVTGCRKEWDSGRSHGADMTAEYWQLIVSEQVTLHSRAFDPKVKWQKKHEKELDTKRVGDVDRCFNVELFDRLHQENRQVEREAAAEEPQPDLAPGKTEQIPDEWKRLAFLATWFTRAIIKKLDNARSRPKLFALVPAMMAGSGVGDLGGLSFALFRYYQDQDLREEPTFSKVLEHTQHKSRANEAALAAWLIEFLRSAEPWNAHEAARVAATLGIDFATEWDRETCIDELARCYDLLPEDLRKIRGRYLPGLRPQDLPALLK, from the coding sequence ATGGTCACCAAGTCGAAGAACGTTGAATCCCAAGACGTCGAGATCTCCCTGATCGACCCCTCCCCGTTGAACCACCGTGACCGCCCTGCCCTGGAGAAAGGGACCGCCACCGGCATGAAAGAGCTGGTCGCCTCGGTCAAGTCCTTCGGGCTGCTGGAAGATATCGGACTCCGGCAGAAGAATGACGGCCGGTACGAGATCATCTACGGGGAGCGCCGCTTCTGGGCCTCCAAACACGCCGGCCGGAAAACGGTCCCGGCCAAGATCAAGGACCTGGACGACAAGACCGCCGCGATGCAGCGGATCGACGAGAACCTCCTCCGCGAGCAGCTGGACCCGTGGGAGTTTGCCCTCACACTCCACGACCTGGCGGAGATGATGGGATCACAGCGGCTCGCTGCCGCCAGGATGGCGAAAACCGAAGACTGGTTCTCTGTGCAGGTCTCACCGCTCAAGTGCCCCGGTTGGGAGAAGGAGATCCGCGAGGGGACGTTCACGCCGACCCATGCACGCGCGTTGACCAGGTGGGCCGGATACCCGGCGATCGTCACCGGCTGCCGGAAGGAATGGGACAGCGGACGCTCGCATGGGGCCGATATGACGGCCGAGTATTGGCAGCTCATCGTGAGCGAACAGGTGACTCTGCACTCCCGGGCTTTTGACCCGAAGGTCAAGTGGCAGAAGAAGCACGAGAAGGAGCTGGATACGAAACGGGTCGGCGACGTCGACCGGTGCTTCAACGTCGAGCTTTTCGACCGCCTACACCAGGAGAACCGCCAAGTGGAACGGGAGGCGGCGGCCGAGGAGCCGCAGCCGGATTTGGCCCCGGGAAAGACGGAGCAAATCCCGGACGAATGGAAGCGTCTCGCCTTCCTCGCCACCTGGTTCACCCGAGCCATCATCAAGAAGCTCGACAACGCACGATCGCGGCCCAAACTGTTCGCCCTGGTCCCAGCGATGATGGCCGGATCCGGCGTCGGTGACCTCGGCGGACTCTCCTTCGCGCTGTTCCGGTACTACCAAGATCAGGACCTCCGCGAAGAACCGACCTTCTCGAAGGTCCTGGAACACACGCAGCACAAAAGCCGGGCGAACGAGGCGGCGCTGGCAGCCTGGCTGATCGAGTTCCTGCGGTCCGCCGAGCCCTGGAACGCTCACGAGGCAGCCCGGGTCGCGGCGACCCTGGGAATCGACTTCGCGACCGAGTGGGACCGGGAGACGTGCATCGACGAGCTGGCCCGGTGCTACGACCTCCTGCCGGAAGACCTCCGAAAGATCCGCGGTCGCTACCTGCCCGGACTTCGTCCCCAGGACCTTCCTGCCCTGCTGAAATGA